GCTGTAGCGTGCCGCGATCTCCCGCGCGCTCCGGTACGCTCCCGGCGGCGCCGCGCACAGGTGCTGAATCGCCAGGAATCCATAATCGGTGCGCCGGGACAGCTTGATCAAGATCGCCTCTCAGCTGAGCCGCGCCCGCCCTTGGACGCGCTCAAGAATCGAGAACATATCCGACATGTATCGTCGTATATTACGTGGCGCTGAAAGGCCTGTCAAGCGCGGAGCGGCGGGGCGGGCGGGGCAGGCGCGTCGCGCTGAATCCTGCGGCTCTTGAGGTTCCGGAAGGCCGCATCCTGGTGGACAGGATAGGCCGCGCCCAGGTCAACCCAAAGCTTGAGGACTGTACCCTTGGCCGCGCCCGTCATTCGGCAGGTCGCCCGGATGGAGTTCCCTTCAATAGCGTCGCGACTACCTGAGCCCTCTTCTCTCTTGTCAGCTTGTTCATGCACTAAGCATGCTTGAGCTGTCAAGGAAAGTCAAGCAGCATTTGTAGCGAAATATCATTTGACTTCCTACTTTGTATTGAATAGTATCACTACGAAATATCTATTTAAGGGATATAACGCTATGCTATTCAACACACCAAACCTAACCGCGAAAGACTTGGAAGTTGTTGCAAGAATTGATGATATCAAAAAACGCCTTGGCGTAGCAATTCGCGCTCCAAAGCGATGGATAGGTCTGCTGGCCAGGACCGCACTGGCAAAAGCCATCCAAGGGTCAAACAGCATCGAGGGTTACAACGTATCGATGGACGATGCCATCGCGGCGGTTGAGGGCGAAGAGCCTTTGGATGCAAAGACAGAGGAATGGCTTGCGGTGACTTCCTACCGCAGGGCTATGACCTACGTATTGCAACTCGCGTCAGACCCACACTTCGCCTATAGCAACGCAGTCATCAGAAGCCTGCACTTCATGATGCTTGAGTATGACCTTTCAAAACATCCCGGCGGCTGGCGGCCGGGGCCTATCTTCGTCAGGCGAGAAGCAACGGGAGAAATAGTCTATGAGGGACCACAGGCCGACGAAGTGCCAGCTCTCATGGAAGAGCTCGTCGAATCACTGCGAAAGGCAGACGCAGTGCCCGATCTGGTCACGGCGGCAATGGCTCACCTGAACCTAGTAATGATTCATCCTTTTTCAGATGGAAACGGAAGGATGGCACGCTGTCTACAGACGCTTGTTTTGGGTCGGCTTGGCGTTCTGGCCCCGGAGTTTTCTAGCATCGAAGAGTATCTAGGGAGAAACCGCGAGGCTTACTACCAAGTGCTGGCCTCCGTTGGCAGTCCAACATGGGCTCCTGACAGGGACGCGCATCCGTGGATTCGGTTTTGCATGAGCGCGCATTTCCTCCAGGCTTCACGAGTCCTTCGCAGAACAAAAGTCCTGGATCAGTTGTGGAGCGCTTTCGAAGAAGAGACGAAAAAGCACAAATTGCCAGACAGATGCATCTTGGCTCTTCTTGATGCAACGTTCAGCGGTCGGGTTCGAAATCCAACCTATCGGAAAATGGCTGACATTTCCGATCAGGTAGCTGGCAAGGACCTTAGAGAATTAGTGCGTACTGGACTGCTAATCGCAGAGGGGGAGAAGCGAGGGCGCTCCTATGTAGTTTCAGATGCAGCCAAGAAGGCATCTGCACGTATCAAGATTCCAAAAATCATCG
This is a stretch of genomic DNA from Candidatus Polarisedimenticolia bacterium. It encodes these proteins:
- a CDS encoding Fic family protein — encoded protein: MLFNTPNLTAKDLEVVARIDDIKKRLGVAIRAPKRWIGLLARTALAKAIQGSNSIEGYNVSMDDAIAAVEGEEPLDAKTEEWLAVTSYRRAMTYVLQLASDPHFAYSNAVIRSLHFMMLEYDLSKHPGGWRPGPIFVRREATGEIVYEGPQADEVPALMEELVESLRKADAVPDLVTAAMAHLNLVMIHPFSDGNGRMARCLQTLVLGRLGVLAPEFSSIEEYLGRNREAYYQVLASVGSPTWAPDRDAHPWIRFCMSAHFLQASRVLRRTKVLDQLWSAFEEETKKHKLPDRCILALLDATFSGRVRNPTYRKMADISDQVAGKDLRELVRTGLLIAEGEKRGRSYVVSDAAKKASARIKIPKIIEDPYAEDTAYLPGIAPEVL